Below is a window of Sediminispirochaeta bajacaliforniensis DSM 16054 DNA.
TAGAGATCGAGCACCGCCTCTATGTCCCCCTCATTGGCCTGAAGAAGATTGCAAAGGTGGCGAAGGGGTACCTGATAGGGCATCACCTCGGGAAGGGCAGATACCTGGGAAAGCTCGTAGATGCGCTTCTCCTTATCCGCCTTTTTGGCACTGATCTCCTGGACCCCGAAATAGACCCGCTCGCATTTATCGTAGTCTTCATAAATCTTCAGCACATCGAGGTCGAAACTGATGGCGAACTCGGTGTTCGGCCTGGTTCCGGCAAAGAGATAGCGCACGATCTCGGGTTGGTAGACCTCAAGGACATCGGGAAGGGCGATGACCTCACCGCTGGAGGAAGAGATCTTGCCCCCCCGCCCCTTTATCCTGATAAAGTCGTACTGAAAGGAAACAGGGGCCTTCCCCCCGTAGACCTGCTCAACAACCTTACGGGCGGTATCGAAGGAACCGCCTTCCGAATGGTGGTCCTTTCCTGCAGGTTCGAAATCCACCCCCTCCAGGGCCCAGCGCATGGGCCAGTCGACCCGCCAGGGCAACTTCACCGCAGCGGTCGTACGAAGATCGAGGGACTCTTCCTTACCCGTCTCATTGCAACGATAGCGCAGGCCCCACTCGCCGTCCCAGTCGAGAACGGTGGTGGTGTCCTTGTCGGTAAAGGTGGAAAATACGGAAACAGGCCACCACTCATCGGGAAGGGGGCTGGTCCTGTGCTCATTCAAAATCGCGCGTATGGTATCACGCTTTTCAAGGGCCTGCCTGATCCCCTTCGCATAGTAGGAAGAACGGTATCTGGAGGCCTGATAGATGTACTCAGGTTCGACCCCTACACCGGGAAGCAGGGCCTCGAGCTCCTTCTCGTTGGCATCAGCATAGCTTGCATAGCGTCCCGAGGTATCGGGAACAATGGTG
It encodes the following:
- the lysS gene encoding lysine--tRNA ligase, with amino-acid sequence MSTNAFHWADVTAEKIIRERGDKEVYTCASGITPSGTVHIGNFREIISVELVVRALRERGKKVRFIYSWDDYDVFRKVPKNMPKPELLETYLRKPITIVPDTSGRYASYADANEKELEALLPGVGVEPEYIYQASRYRSSYYAKGIRQALEKRDTIRAILNEHRTSPLPDEWWPVSVFSTFTDKDTTTVLDWDGEWGLRYRCNETGKEESLDLRTTAAVKLPWRVDWPMRWALEGVDFEPAGKDHHSEGGSFDTARKVVEQVYGGKAPVSFQYDFIRIKGRGGKISSSSGEVIALPDVLEVYQPEIVRYLFAGTRPNTEFAISFDLDVLKIYEDYDKCERVYFGVQEISAKKADKEKRIYELSQVSALPEVMPYQVPLRHLCNLLQANEGDIEAVLDLYPDLKPLQRKRLEVRCRCAWNWITTFSPEDFRFSLRKAGDELPNFSDLEKKALSLLRNQVDTLADHDEKSLAEAIYAVAEAAGLDAKELFTLCYHVLIGKEKGPRLASFILTLGRDKVLAILDRVLS